A stretch of the Rosa rugosa chromosome 5, drRosRugo1.1, whole genome shotgun sequence genome encodes the following:
- the LOC133711684 gene encoding uncharacterized protein LOC133711684, with translation MEDLRVAMGFSGCICFPKKDGSRGLALFWSSELKVSLRTYSAHHIDVEIGIPGVVGVWRFTGIYGFSRHGDRVQTWDMLRTLAAQVNLPWLIAGDFNEILCADDKSGGPPRNAAMMTRFREALTDCHLEDMGFVGSRFTWFNRFTKERLDRGCCTQDWRTMYPYSRVITLPPNRSDHNPIVVELAAAPVVKVPRLRRFRFENMWMQHGDCSDVIQKGWSIPSAGEPMKQVGLKIGSTGRLLMEWDAGTFRQRKTEIHLLQSKMDMLMKLPYDPVHFEQQKTLQFRYNELLSLDEAYWRQRSRVLWLKEGDRNSAFFHRQASNRRSRNKVVGITDMGGQWQTDPAQVASVFVDYYENIFHSEGSDPVALAAVLEHIHPCIDNDMNSSLLAPYSDEEIKKALFQMHPSKSPGPDGMSPTFFQKHWAIVQYDVCLAVRTFLNTGVLDSESNFTHLTLIPKIKEPKVAADFRPIALCNVVYKIASMVLANRLKVLLPSIISPLQSAFVPGRLISDNTLVASEAAHFMHKLRHQNEGFFSLKLDISKAYDRLEWTFLISILSKMGFAQEWIDTILSSIRTVRYSILLHGKPTGYISPSRGIRQGDPLSPYLFILCVEGLSSLISHVVSQGSLKGRKMSPRAPTIHHLLFADDSFLFGEASVVECTTFKTILNVYERASGQRINLEKSSVVFSKNVHPDTKANLASILGVQCVEDHGRYLGFPLHVGKSKVAIFSYLKERLTKKLISWRTKILSSAGKEILIKAVAQVIPTYVMSCYMLPKGLCDDLHQLCAQFFWGGSVANRKIHGRSWDRMCLSKSEGGLGFKNLHAHNLSLLAKQGWRLITNPNSLLSRLLKARYFPDGSFLDADMGDSPSYAWRSIMEARTVLQAGLFWQVGNGSSINVWSDQWIPNVSHHQLCKPTACTIELVSSLIDMDSKSWRVDILQRLFSQEVVDAILCVPLSYRNRRDRLSWKLGKKGKFSTKTAYYVARDVVMGDAFASSSHGDPFSVLWKSLWKSKVPGKVSICIWRACHNVLPTRESLSKKGYTGDLGCLLCHHQFESVGHVLCGYPTAQEILTAPPFSIQVPITHSFIFKEWLLEQVSTLSSENFSKLLMLLWGLWKNRNDKLWNDKAKNASTIVACTMAWYEEFLQANRGMTLVTDRWTKARVFWSPPMSGLLCLNVDGAYVSSLQHGGIGGVLRHEKGEFIAGFAYRVANVSSAYHVELLAIKSGLELIQALGVSNVALMSDCLEAVKAVTAEDPDFSTLGIIVEEIKDLLGDLLSIGVHHTYRTANHVAHRLAGFGFDSDIHMDWFVQAPECVLDALQYDWHVMSSLPWQKMVENPVARKLDLFGPFLGLNVNQFKDGTLHFQGITTPILPPVGRTLFGKPESSKSRRPVVIRSAEAKQVSEDNALALVPADTSSKQERSFPSPKKLKFLMSDLLEGKTSSIAPTKKVKLLEFPTKFSAKSLGLVETPGGMLVPSKVMLPKPALEMPVAKKKKGRPLGSKKKNPKSKKVSAEEVLTVLYSGKPPSPSVKGKEKI, from the exons ATGGAGGACTTGCGAGTTGCAATGGGTTTCTCCGGTTGTATTTGCTTTCCCAAGAAGGATGGCTCACGCGGTTTGGCTTTGTTCTGGTCTTCAGAGTTGAAGGTTAGCCTTCGTACCTACTCTGCACATCACATTGATGTTGAGATAGGGATTCCTGGGGTCGTTGGAGTTTGGCGATTCACAGGCATCTATGGCTTTTCAAGGCATGGTGATCGGGTCCAGACTTGGGACATGCTTCGTACTCTGGCAGCACAAGTGAATCTGCCATGGTTAATAGCTGGAGACTTCAATGAGATTTTGTGTGCAGATGATAAATCCGGTGGTCCACCACGGAATGCTGCGATGATGACGCGATTCAGGGAAGCCTTGACTGATTGTCATCTGGAAGACATGGGGTTTGTGGGTTCTCGGTTCACATGGTTTAATCGGTTCACCAAGGAGCGTTTGGATCGTGGCTGTTGCACGCAAGATTGGCGTACTATGTACCCGTACTCTAGGGTTATCACACTACCTCCAAACAGGTCAGATCACAACCCCATTGTGGTTGAGTTAGCTGCTGCACCAGTTGTCAAAGTGCCAAGGCTCAGGCGCTTTAGGTTTGAGAACATGTGGATGCAACATGGTGATTGTTCTGATGTTATTCAGAAAGGATGGTCTATTCCCTCTGCAGGTGAACCTATGAAGCAAGTTGGATTGAAAATTGGTTCAACTGGCAGACTATTGATGGAATGGGATGCAGGAACATTTCGACAGAGAAAAACTGAGATACATCTCTTGCAATCTAAGATGGATATGTTGATGAAACTCCCTTATGATCCGGTTCATTTTGAGCAGCAGAAAACTCTCCAGTTTAGATATAATGAACTTTTATCTTTGGATGAAGCTTATTGGCGTCAGAGGTCAAGGGTGTTATGGTTGAAAGAAGGGGATCGTAATTCAGCCTTCTTCCACAGGCAAGCGTCTAACAGGCGCAGTCGCAATAAAGTGGTAGGCATCACTGATATGGGAGGACAATGGCAAACTGATCCTGCACAAGTGGCTTCAGTTTTTGTTGATTACTACGAAAATATTTTTCATTCTGAGGGTTCTGACCCTGTAGCTCTGGCAGCAGTTCTTGAACATATTCATCCATGTATTGATAATGATATGAATTCTTCTCTATTAGCTCCATATTCAGATGAGGAAATTAAGAAGGCCTTATTCCAGATGCATCCTTCAAAATCACCTGGACCTGACGGTATGTCTCCTACTTTTTTCCAAAAGCATTGGGCAATTGTTCAATATGATGTGTGTTTAGCTGTGAGGACTTTCTTAAACACAGGTGTTCTGGATTCTGAGAGCAATTTTACTCATTTGACTCTTATTCCTAAAATTAAAGAGCCTAAAGTTGCAGCTGATTTCAGGCCTATAGCCCTTTGCAATGTGGTGTATAAAATTGCCTCTATGGTGCTTGCTAACAGATTGAAAGTCTTATTGCCTTCTATTATCTCTCCTCTTCAGAGTGCCTTTGTTCCGGGCCGTTTGATATCTGATAACACTCTTGTTGCATCTGAAGCGGCTCATTTTATGCATAAGCTCCGACATCAGAACGAGGGATTCTTCTCCCTTAAATTAGATATAAGCAAAGCATACGACAGATTGGAGTGGACTTTCTTGATCTCTATTTTATCTAAAATGGGTTTTGCACAAGAGTGGATTGATACTATTCTAAGTTCCATTCGAACAGTGCGCTATTCTATTTTGTTGCATGGGAAACCTACAGGTTATATTTCTCCATCCAGAGGTATCAGGCAAGGGGACCCTCTTTCTCCATATTTATTCATTTTGTGTGTTGAGGGTCTCTCCTCCCTTATTTCTCATGTAGTTTCTCAGGGTTCACTGAAGGGGCGGAAGATGAGTCCTCGGGCCCCAACTATTCACCATTTATTATTTGCCGATGACAGTTTTCTATTTGGTGAAGCCTCTGTGGTGGAATGCACTACCTTCAAGACTATTCTGAATGTTTATGAGCGTGCTTCTGGTCAAAGGATTAATCTAGAGAAGAGTAGTGTTGTCTTCAGCAAGAATGTGCATCCTGATACTAAAGCTAATTTAGCTTCTATTTTGGGGGTGCAGTGTGTTGAGGATCATGGAAGATATCTAGGGTTTCCCCTTCATGTGGGAAAATCAAAAGTGGcaattttttcttaccttaaGGAAAGATTAACTAAGAAGCTGATCAGTTGGCGCACAAAAATCCTGAGTTCTGCAGGGAAGGAGATTCTGATTAAGGCAGTGGCTCAAGTTATCCCAACTTATGTCATGAGTTGTTATATGCTTCCTAAAGGTCTTTGTGATGACCTCCACCAACTTTGTGCTCAATTCTTTTGGGGAGGTTCAGTTGCTAATCGCAAAATTCACGGGCGGTCATGGGATAGGATGTGCTTATCTAAAAGTGAGGGAGGCTTAGGTTTCAAGAATCTGCATGCTCATAACTTATCTTTGCTTGCTAAACAGGGATGGAGGTTAATCACTAATCCTAATTCCTTGTTGTCTCGTTTGCTCAAGGCTCGGTATTTTCCGGATGGTTCTTTTCTGGATGCGGATATGGGGGATTCTCCTTCGTATGCATGGAGAAGCATTATGGAAGCTAGAACTGTCCTTCAAGCTGGATTATTTTGGCAGGTTGGCAATGGCTCCTCTATTAATGTTTGGAGTGATCAGTGGATCCCAAATGTTTCTCATCATCAACTCTGTAAACCGACTGCTTGTACCATTGAGTTAGTCTCTTCCTTGATTGATATGGATTCCAAAAGTTGGAGGGTTGATATTCTGCAACGTCTATTTTCTCAAGAAGTTGTTGATGCTATCTTATGTGTTCCTCTCAGTTATAGAAATAGACGAGATCGTTTGAGTTGGAAACTTGGGAAGAAAGGTAAGTTTTCTACTAAAACTGCCTACTATGTAGCTCGGGATGTGGTGATGGGGGATGCCTTTGCTTCCTCCTCTCATGGCGATCCTTTCAGTGTTCTTTGGAAGTCACTTTGGAAATCTAAGGTACCTGGGAAGGTCTCTATATGTATTTGGCGAGCTTGTCATAATGTGTTACCAACTAGGGAGAGTTTGAGCAAGAAGGGCTATACTGGTGATCTGGGTTGTCTGCTTTGCCATCACCAGTTTGAGAGTGTTGGCCATGTGTTATGTGGGTACCCTACTGCGCAGGAAATCCTTACTGCTCCTCCTTTTTCTATTCAGGTTCCTATTactcattcttttatttttaaggaaTGGTTACTTGAACAGGTCTCTACTCTTTcctctgaaaatttttctaagCTATTGATGCTTTTATGGGGTCTTTGGAAGAATAGGAATGATAAATTGTGGAATGATAAGGCTAAAAATGCTTCTACAATTGTTGCTTGTACTATGGCTTGGTATGAAGAGTTCCTTCAGGCTAATAGGGGTATGACTTTGGTAACTGATAGGTGGACGAAAGCTAGAGTATTTTGGTCCCCTCCTATGAGTGGTTTATTGTGCttgaatgttgatggtgcttatGTTTCTTCACTACAACATGGAGGCATTGGAGGTGTTCTGCGTCATGAGAAGGGTGAGTTCATTGCAGGCTTTGCTTATAGAGTGGCTAATGTGTCCTCTGCTTACCATGTTGAGCTCCTTGCTATTAAATCTGGGCTGGAGCTTATTCAGGCACTTGGTGTATCTAATGTTGCTCTAATGAGTGATTGTTTAGAGGCTGTGAAGGCAGTGACAGCTGAGGATCCTGACTTCTCTACTTTGGGAATCAttgttgaagaaattaaagatttGCTAGGTGATTTGCTTTCCATAGGTGTTCATCATACTTATAGGACTGCTAATCATGTTGCTCATAGGCTAGCaggatttggttttgattctgaCATTCATATGGATTGGTTTGTTCAAGCTCCAGAGTGTGTTCTGGATGCCCTacagtacgatt GGCATGTAATGTCGTCTCTCCCTTGGCAGAAGATGGTTGAAAACCCTGTGGCTCGGAAGCTAGACCTATTTGGACCTTTCTTGGGATTGAATGTCAATCAGTTCAAGGATGGTACTTTGCATTTTCAAGGCATTACTACACCTATACTGCCTCCTGTGGGACGAACTCTCTTTGGCAAACCTGAATCAAGCAAGTCACGCCGCCCTGTTGTCATTCGAAGCGCAGAAGCTAAACAGGTTAGTGAGGATAATGCTTTAGCCCTTGTACCAGCTGACACAAGTTCCAAGCAGGAGAGGTCTTTTCCCTCCCCAAAAAAGCTCAAATTCTTGATGTCTGACTTGTTGGAAGGGAAAACTAGCTCGATAGCTCCTACAAAGAAGGTGAAACTTCTAGAGTTTCCCACTAAGTTCAGTGCCAAATCCTTGGGTCTTGTTGAGACTCCAGGAGGAATGTTGGTGCCCTCTAAGGTCATGCTGCCGAAGCCTGCACTTGAGATGCCAgttgcaaagaagaagaaaggtagACCGTTGGGatccaaaaagaaaaaccctAAGTCGAAGAAGGTATCTGCTGAAGAGGTCTTGACTGTCCTGTACTCAGgcaaacctcctagccctagtgtGAAGGGCAAAGAAAAGATCTAG
- the LOC133711685 gene encoding uncharacterized protein LOC133711685 produces the protein MKFYGTYLFVLFSLLLLSSYVNGDHVFSDSSANYDDVLRLVPSGPNPRESPPLDVFRRVPTGPNPRQSPPVQDFEHGAFDSSSNHDDVLRLVPKGPNPQQPPPLNVLTRVPPSGPNPRESPPSDVFRLVPTGPNPRQSPPVQDFEHGAFDSSSNHDDVLRLVPKGPNPQQPPPLNVLTRVPPSGPNPRESPPSDVFRLVPTGPNPRQSPPVQDFEHGAFDSSSNHDDVLRLVPKGPNPQQPPPLNVLTRVPPSGPNPRESPPLDVFRLVPTGPNPRQSPPVKDFEHGAFDSSSNHGDVLRLVPKGPNPQQPPSGNVFTRVLPSGQNPRESPPLDVFRLVPTGPNPRQSPPVQDFEHGAFDSSSNHDDLLRLVPKGPNPQQPPPLKDFEYKTSNSFYNLADISRRVPKGPNPRESPPFSP, from the coding sequence ATGAAGTTTTATGGGACTTACTTGTTTGTCTTATTCAGTCTTCTCCTACTATCCTCCTATGTTAATGGCGACCATGTTTTTTCCGATAGTTCAGCAAATTATGATGATGTCTTAAGGCTTGTGCCTTCAGGCCCGAATCCCCGAGagtctccaccgttggatgtctTCAGGCGTGTGCCTACGGGTCCCAACCCTCGGCAGTCACCACCGGTGCAAGATTTCGAGCATGGGGCCTTTGATAGTTCATCCAACCATGATGATGTCTTAAGGCTTGTCCCCAAAGGTCCGAATCCTCAACAGCCACCACCACTGAATGTCTTAACGCGTGTCCCGCCTTCAGGCCCGAATCCTCGAGAGTCTCCACCGTCAGATGTCTTCAGGCTTGTGCCTACGGGTCCCAACCCTCGGCAGTCACCACCGGTGCAAGATTTCGAGCATGGGGCCTTTGATAGTTCATCCAACCATGATGATGTCTTAAGGCTTGTCCCCAAAGGTCCGAATCCTCAGCAGCCTCCACCACTGAATGTCTTAACGCGTGTGCCGCCTTCAGGCCCGAATCCTCGAGAGTCTCCACCGTCGGATGTCTTCAGGCTTGTGCCTACGGGTCCCAACCCTCGGCAGTCACCACCGGTGCAAGATTTCGAGCATGGGGCCTTTGATAGTTCATCCAACCATGATGATGTCTTAAGGCTTGTCCCCAAAGGTCCGAATCCTCAGCAGCCTCCACCACTGAATGTCTTAACGCGTGTGCCGCCTTCAGGCCCGAATCCTCGAGAGTCTCCTCCGTTGGATGTCTTCAGGCTTGTGCCTACGGGTCCTAACCCTCGGCAGTCACCACCGGTGAAAGATTTCGAGCATGGGGCCTTTGATAGTTCATCCAACCATGGTGATGTCTTAAGGCTTGTCCCCAAAGGTCCGAATCCTCAACAGCCTCCATCAGGTAATGTCTTCACGCGTGTGCTGCCTTCAGGCCAGAATCCTCGAGagtctccaccgttggatgtctTCAGGCTTGTACCTACGGGTCCCAACCCTCGGCAGTCACCACCGGTGCAAGATTTCGAGCATGGGGCCTTTGATAGTTCATCCAACCATGATGATCTCTTAAGGCTTGTCCCCAAAGGTCCGAATCCTCAGCAGCCTCCACCGCTGAAAGATTTCGAGTATAAGACATCAAATAGTTTTTACAATTTAGCTGATATTTCAAGGCGTGTACCTAAGGGACCTAATCCTCGAGAGTCTCCACCATTTAGTCCGTAA